A part of Paenarthrobacter sp. A20 genomic DNA contains:
- a CDS encoding amino acid ABC transporter ATP-binding protein yields MSPTNESIPEPSATSVLKARNLAKAFGSNVVLRDIDIDIRRGQVVALIGPSGSGKTTVLRSLNGLEIPDGGTVTFGDSDAAGGLAIDFDAKVGKKEIAALRDRSAMVFQHYNLFPHMTVLKNIIEGPVQVQKRLRAEAIAEAERLLERVGLADKRDAYPFELSGGQQQRVGIVRALALKPQLLLFDEPTSALDPELVGDVLGVIKELAEEGWTMVIVTHELAFAQHVADEVIFMDGGVVVERGPAAEVLRAPRQERTKLFVKRLQHDV; encoded by the coding sequence ATGTCGCCCACTAACGAATCCATCCCGGAGCCGAGCGCTACGTCTGTCCTGAAAGCAAGGAACCTCGCCAAGGCGTTCGGAAGCAACGTGGTGCTGCGGGACATCGACATCGATATCCGCCGCGGCCAGGTGGTAGCCCTGATCGGTCCCTCAGGCTCAGGCAAGACCACCGTCCTGCGCTCGCTCAACGGCCTTGAAATTCCCGACGGCGGCACGGTCACCTTCGGGGACAGTGATGCCGCGGGCGGTCTGGCCATCGACTTCGATGCCAAAGTTGGCAAGAAGGAGATCGCCGCACTGCGGGACCGGAGCGCCATGGTCTTCCAGCACTACAACCTGTTCCCGCACATGACGGTCCTGAAGAACATTATCGAGGGCCCCGTCCAGGTCCAGAAGCGGCTGCGTGCCGAAGCCATCGCCGAAGCCGAACGCCTGCTGGAACGGGTTGGCCTTGCCGACAAGCGCGACGCATACCCTTTTGAGCTCTCCGGCGGACAGCAGCAGCGTGTGGGCATTGTCAGGGCCCTTGCCCTCAAGCCCCAGTTGCTCCTGTTCGACGAGCCTACGTCCGCGCTGGACCCCGAATTGGTGGGAGACGTCCTGGGCGTCATCAAGGAACTCGCTGAAGAGGGCTGGACCATGGTGATCGTGACCCATGAACTTGCTTTCGCCCAGCACGTGGCGGACGAGGTCATCTTCATGGATGGCGGCGTGGTGGTGGAACGGGGTCCCGCTGCCGAGGTGCTGCGCGCACCCCGGCAGGAACGGACCAAACTTTTTGTCAAACGGCTACAGCACGACGTCTAG
- a CDS encoding amino acid ABC transporter permease, whose product MNWDLIWSSFGPIITGAVTGTIPLTLASFAFGLVLALVVALLRLSPNWFLSGLGRFYVSVIRGTPLLVQLFVIFFGLPSIGVRLDPWPSAIIAFSLNVGGYAAEIIRAAILSVPKGQWEAGHTIGMSRPQTLVRIILPQAARVSVPPLSNTFISLVKDTSLASLILVTELFRNAQQIAAFSNEFLILYLQAALVYWVICLVLSTAQSAVEKRLDRYVAH is encoded by the coding sequence ATGAACTGGGACCTCATCTGGAGTTCCTTCGGGCCGATCATTACCGGCGCCGTCACGGGCACCATACCCCTGACCCTTGCCTCGTTCGCCTTCGGGCTGGTTTTGGCGTTGGTGGTTGCACTGTTGCGGCTGAGCCCCAACTGGTTTCTCTCGGGCCTGGGGCGCTTCTACGTATCGGTCATCCGAGGCACGCCCCTGCTGGTGCAGCTCTTCGTGATTTTCTTCGGGCTACCCAGCATCGGGGTCAGGCTGGATCCCTGGCCCAGCGCCATCATCGCGTTCTCCCTGAACGTGGGCGGCTACGCGGCCGAGATCATCCGCGCCGCCATCCTGTCCGTGCCCAAGGGCCAGTGGGAAGCCGGCCACACCATCGGCATGTCGCGCCCGCAGACCCTGGTCCGCATCATCCTCCCCCAAGCCGCAAGGGTGTCAGTACCGCCGTTGTCCAACACCTTTATTTCACTGGTGAAGGACACGTCCCTCGCATCATTGATCCTGGTCACCGAACTCTTCCGCAACGCCCAGCAAATTGCGGCGTTCAGCAACGAGTTCCTGATCCTCTACTTGCAGGCAGCCCTGGTCTACTGGGTCATCTGCCTGGTCCTTTCCACCGCGCAGTCCGCCGTGGAAAAGAGATTGGACCGCTATGTCGCCCACTAA